Proteins encoded by one window of Vigna radiata var. radiata cultivar VC1973A chromosome 5, Vradiata_ver6, whole genome shotgun sequence:
- the LOC106759688 gene encoding uncharacterized protein LOC106759688 isoform X2, translated as MKLTLGIVYRPHSFPKLNCFSFGSLGRPFCSSAPSSSPTCVKPQVPLYLRPPIYSTKLCDLKKWHDWAKGLSFSIGSTFVQSDNGPDSSMLCRELKWFMEDAVEDRSLATEDDEEVSMRVDIEELYSLWKQRVQERRPFQYVVGCEHWRDLILSVQEGVLIPRPETQLLVDIVSDVVSENEDLRSGVWADLGTGSGALAISICRVLGKEGGRVIATDLSPVAVAVATYNVQRYCLQDKIDLREGSWFEPLKDMEGKLTGLVSNPPYIPSEDISGLQAEVGRHEPRLALDGGIEGMNALLHLCDGAALMLKPGGFFAFEVSEHSYFVFVAGGRRCSSNCPS; from the exons ATGAAGCTAACATTAGGCATTGTATATCGTCCTCATAGCTTCCCCAAActcaattgtttttcttttggctCTCTGGGTAGACCCTTTTGCTCTTCAGCACCGTCATCTTCCCCGACTTGTGTGAAACCTCAAGTTCCCCTCTATTTGAGACCACCCATTTACTCAACCAAGTTGTGTGACCTCAAGAAATGGCACGATTGGGCCAAAGGTCTTTCCTTTTCAATTGGGTCGACTTTTGTGCAGTCAGATAATGGGCCAGACTCAAGCATGCTCTGCAGGGAGCTCAAGTGGTTCATGGAGGATGCCGTTGAAGACCGCTCACTAGCTACGGAGGATGATGAAGAGGTTTCAATGAGGGTTGATATAGAGGAGCTTTACAGTTTGTGGAAGCAAAGGGTCCAAGAGAGGAGACCCTTTCAGTATGTGGTTGGGTGTGAGCATTGGAGGGACTTGATATTGAGTGTCCAGGAAGGAGTTTTGATTCCAAGACCGGAGACACAACTTCTTGTTGATATTGTGTCAGATGTGGTGTCAGAGAATGAAGATTTGAGAAGTGGGGTTTGGGCTGATTTGGGGACTGGAAGTGGTGCCCTTGCTATTAGTATTTGTCGGGTTTTGGGGAAAGAAGGAGGAAGAGTTATTGCCACAGATTTAAGCCCTGTGGCGGTTGCCGTTGCAACTTATAATGTGCAGAGGTATTGCTTACAG GACAAAATTGACTTAAGGGAAGGATCCTGGTTTGAACCATTGAAAGATATGGAAGGAAAGCTAACTGGTCTAGTGAGTAACCCACCTTATATACCAAGTGAAGACATATCTGGTCTACAAGCTGAAGTTGGTAGACATGAACCGAGATTAGCGTTAGATGGAGGTATTGAAGGAATGAATGCACTTCTCCATCTTTGTGATGGGGCTGCTTTAATGTTGAAACCTGGTGGATTTTTTGCTTTTGAG GTATCAGAGCATtcctactttgtctttgttgctgGTGGCCGCCGGTGCAGCTCCAATTGCCCTAGCTAA
- the LOC106759688 gene encoding uncharacterized protein LOC106759688 isoform X3, whose product MKLTLGIVYRPHSFPKLNCFSFGSLGRPFCSSAPSSSPTCVKPQVPLYLRPPIYSTKLCDLKKWHDWAKGLSFSIGSTFVQSDNGPDSSMLCRELKWFMEDAVEDRSLATEDDEEVSMRVDIEELYSLWKQRVQERRPFQYVVGCEHWRDLILSVQEGVLIPRPETQLLVDIVSDVVSENEDLRSGVWADLGTGSGALAISICRVLGKEGGRVIATDLSPVAVAVATYNVQRYCLQDKIDLREGSWFEPLKDMEGKLTGLVSNPPYIPSEDISGLQAEVGRHEPRLALDGGIEGMNALLHLCDGAALMLKPGGFFAFEIKMKLTKKMTVVDTDHPK is encoded by the exons ATGAAGCTAACATTAGGCATTGTATATCGTCCTCATAGCTTCCCCAAActcaattgtttttcttttggctCTCTGGGTAGACCCTTTTGCTCTTCAGCACCGTCATCTTCCCCGACTTGTGTGAAACCTCAAGTTCCCCTCTATTTGAGACCACCCATTTACTCAACCAAGTTGTGTGACCTCAAGAAATGGCACGATTGGGCCAAAGGTCTTTCCTTTTCAATTGGGTCGACTTTTGTGCAGTCAGATAATGGGCCAGACTCAAGCATGCTCTGCAGGGAGCTCAAGTGGTTCATGGAGGATGCCGTTGAAGACCGCTCACTAGCTACGGAGGATGATGAAGAGGTTTCAATGAGGGTTGATATAGAGGAGCTTTACAGTTTGTGGAAGCAAAGGGTCCAAGAGAGGAGACCCTTTCAGTATGTGGTTGGGTGTGAGCATTGGAGGGACTTGATATTGAGTGTCCAGGAAGGAGTTTTGATTCCAAGACCGGAGACACAACTTCTTGTTGATATTGTGTCAGATGTGGTGTCAGAGAATGAAGATTTGAGAAGTGGGGTTTGGGCTGATTTGGGGACTGGAAGTGGTGCCCTTGCTATTAGTATTTGTCGGGTTTTGGGGAAAGAAGGAGGAAGAGTTATTGCCACAGATTTAAGCCCTGTGGCGGTTGCCGTTGCAACTTATAATGTGCAGAGGTATTGCTTACAG GACAAAATTGACTTAAGGGAAGGATCCTGGTTTGAACCATTGAAAGATATGGAAGGAAAGCTAACTGGTCTAGTGAGTAACCCACCTTATATACCAAGTGAAGACATATCTGGTCTACAAGCTGAAGTTGGTAGACATGAACCGAGATTAGCGTTAGATGGAGGTATTGAAGGAATGAATGCACTTCTCCATCTTTGTGATGGGGCTGCTTTAATGTTGAAACCTGGTGGATTTTTTGCTTTTGAG
- the LOC106759688 gene encoding uncharacterized protein LOC106759688 isoform X4, which produces MKLTLGIVYRPHSFPKLNCFSFGSLGRPFCSSAPSSSPTCVKPQVPLYLRPPIYSTKLCDLKKWHDWAKGLSFSIGSTFVQSDNGPDSSMLCRELKWFMEDAVEDRSLATEDDEEVSMRVDIEELYSLWKQRVQERRPFQYVVGCEHWRDLILSVQEGVLIPRPETQLLVDIVSDVVSENEDLRSGVWADLGTGSGALAISICRVLGKEGGRVIATDLSPVAVAVATYNVQRYCLQDKIDLREGSWFEPLKDMEGKLTGLVSNPPYIPSEDISGLQAEVGRHEPRLALDGGIEGMNALLHLCDGAALMLKPGGFFAFEVQCQDQ; this is translated from the exons ATGAAGCTAACATTAGGCATTGTATATCGTCCTCATAGCTTCCCCAAActcaattgtttttcttttggctCTCTGGGTAGACCCTTTTGCTCTTCAGCACCGTCATCTTCCCCGACTTGTGTGAAACCTCAAGTTCCCCTCTATTTGAGACCACCCATTTACTCAACCAAGTTGTGTGACCTCAAGAAATGGCACGATTGGGCCAAAGGTCTTTCCTTTTCAATTGGGTCGACTTTTGTGCAGTCAGATAATGGGCCAGACTCAAGCATGCTCTGCAGGGAGCTCAAGTGGTTCATGGAGGATGCCGTTGAAGACCGCTCACTAGCTACGGAGGATGATGAAGAGGTTTCAATGAGGGTTGATATAGAGGAGCTTTACAGTTTGTGGAAGCAAAGGGTCCAAGAGAGGAGACCCTTTCAGTATGTGGTTGGGTGTGAGCATTGGAGGGACTTGATATTGAGTGTCCAGGAAGGAGTTTTGATTCCAAGACCGGAGACACAACTTCTTGTTGATATTGTGTCAGATGTGGTGTCAGAGAATGAAGATTTGAGAAGTGGGGTTTGGGCTGATTTGGGGACTGGAAGTGGTGCCCTTGCTATTAGTATTTGTCGGGTTTTGGGGAAAGAAGGAGGAAGAGTTATTGCCACAGATTTAAGCCCTGTGGCGGTTGCCGTTGCAACTTATAATGTGCAGAGGTATTGCTTACAG GACAAAATTGACTTAAGGGAAGGATCCTGGTTTGAACCATTGAAAGATATGGAAGGAAAGCTAACTGGTCTAGTGAGTAACCCACCTTATATACCAAGTGAAGACATATCTGGTCTACAAGCTGAAGTTGGTAGACATGAACCGAGATTAGCGTTAGATGGAGGTATTGAAGGAATGAATGCACTTCTCCATCTTTGTGATGGGGCTGCTTTAATGTTGAAACCTGGTGGATTTTTTGCTTTTGAG
- the LOC106761002 gene encoding uncharacterized protein LOC106761002 has protein sequence MAAEVSSLIRVMAGGYKEEQHRTVGNESHGEKSTALITRDLLGGSSIESQELDLDLQVPSGWEKRLDLQSGKVYLQKCNNTTIGSPPVSDHKLNAKSAGPKLQDLNFPSSSSSSNVLLNLFDESSLDLKLVSSSLPSSNYQSVCTLDKVKSALERAEKEPIIKKRTSFLKPTLSASSPSYSSSSSSIRENTQEEESEEKLASSPMAAGCPGCLSYVMIMKNNPKCPRCNSLVPIPSMKKPRIDLNISI, from the exons ATGGCTGCTGAAGTTAGCTCTCTGATTCGGGTCATGGCTGGTGGCTACAAAGAGGAGCAACATCGAACCGTCGGAAACGAATCACACGGTGAGAAATCAACGGCTCTGATTACCCGCGACCTTCTTGGTGGGTCCTCAATTGAATCCCAGGAATTGGACCTCGATTTGCAGGTTCCTTCTGGCTGGGAAAAACGCCTTGACCTTCAG TCAGGAAAAGTGTATCTTCAGAAGTGCAACAACACCACAATAGGGTCTCCACCAGTATCTGATCACAAACTCAATGCAAAGTCAGCAGGGCCAAAGCTTCAGGACCTAAATTtcccatcttcatcttcatcatccaATGTGCTATTGAACCTCTTTGATGAATCAAGCTTGGACTTGAAACTTGTTTCATCCTCATTGCCTTCAAGCAACTACCAAAGTGTGTGCACCCTTGACAAGGTTAAGTCTGCACTGGAGAGGGCAGAGAAAGAGCCTATTATCAAGAAACGCACTTCATTTTTGAAGCCAACACTCTCAGCATCATCACCCTCTtattcttcatcctcttcttcaATCAGGGAAAACACTCAAGAGGAAGAGAGTGAAGAGAAGCTGGCTTCTTCTCCAATGGCTGCAGGCTGCCCTGGTTGTCTATCATATGTGATGATCATGAAGAACAATCCTAAGTGTCCTAGGTGCAACTCTCTTGTTCCTATTCCATCCATGAAAAAACCTAGGATTGATCTCAATATATCAATCTAA